The Nicotiana tabacum cultivar K326 chromosome 1, ASM71507v2, whole genome shotgun sequence genome segment TCGATGACATATTGCTTGCCACAAATGATATAGGCTTATTGAATGAAACTAAGAAATATTTGACAAAGCATTTTGAGACAAAAGATCTTGGTGATGTAAGTTTTGTATTAGGGATTCAGATACATCAAGATCGCTCTCGAGGTATTCTTTGGTTATCACAAAATGCTTATATTGAAAAGGTACTAAAGAGATTGGGCAGGCAAGACTATAAACCAAGTGATACCCCTGTTGCTAAAGGAGACAAGTTTAGTCTCAAATAATGCCCCAAGAATGATTTTGAGACTAAGGAAATGCAGATGATTCCCTATGCTTCAGCAATATGGAGTCTGATGTATACTCAGGTTTGTAAACGTCCAGCTATTGTGTATATTGTTGGGATGTTGGGCAAATATTTGAGCAATCCGGGACTTGATCATTGGAAAGCAGCCAAATGAGTCATGCGGTATCTACAGAGAACAAAGGATCACACGCTCACATATAGAAAGTCAGATAAGTTAGAAATCATTAAATATTCATACGCTGACTTTGTTGGATTCCAAGATAGCATGAAATCTACTCCGGGATGCATCTATTTACTTGATGAAGGAGCTATCTCCTCGAGGAGTGTTAAACAAACACTTGTTGCTCTTTCCACCATGGCAGCTGAGTTTGTAGCATGTTATGAGGCATCTAATAATGGGATATGGCTACGAAATTTTATTATTGGGTTGCACATTGTTGATGGTATTGAAAGACCACTTAAGTTATTTGACAATAAGTCAGCAGTCATGTATTTCAATAACAACAGGAGTTCCACAAAGTCAAAGCACATTGACATTAAGCTCCTGGTTGTTAAAGAAAGAGCTCAGAGTGGCCTGGTGTCTATAGAGCATATTGGAACAAATTCCATGATTGTAGATCCGCTTACTTAGGGACTACTCCCCAAGGTCTTTCATGAGCATACTACTCATATGGGTGTCATGTCATTTGAGGATATTCAATTTTAGTGGGAGTTTGTAACCTTTTAAATGCTCTTTTATTATAGACACTTTTAGTTTTCAGTTTATGGTTTCAGTTTTATGGATGTTTTGAGGATATTTCTGCAGAAATAAACTATTCAGTTTATTTTCCACTTTGACTTGTCTTTTAGTTGGACCGGTTGAAAATAGGCATGCTTAGATCACGTTGCATGTAATTTTCATGCTACACATCCATACTTGATCTATGTCATTTGGTTATGCTGGTATTTGTGATCAAGGAAAGTTTAGTTGCGATAAATGTAACAAAAGCCGCTTTAGTCTAATATTAGCATGATTGATGGATGAGATTGTTTTGAGGTATTACAGATTgtgatagaaaatattttaagcTCATAACGTAATATACAATTATAAagttatatatacgtatatatgtgTAGTCCAAGTGGAAGATTGTTAGAATTTATGGACTTGCACATATATTATATTAAGAATAATTGTGTGTTAGTTACTATCACTATAAGGTTGGCCTAAATTAAAGTGATCTACTAAGGTTTAAAGTTAAATGGGCCAAACGGATACCTTATAAAGTATGAGGTCTTATGTGTAGATACCCGGAtgttatttctagtttaataatGGGCTAAATTAGAAATACATATACACGTGCATATACTAAATGGGTTATGGTCCCCAAACCATACGTAGGATTTTCTTTCTAATATCCCATCGCTGGAAAGAGCAAAACGGCTTACGTCTTGATTTGGAAGACTGTAGACCGAAAGATCCAGCGATCTTTGTGGCATTCATGGATTTAGGTGTGCTTCCGCATCTagtatttgttcttgatgatatgACATGATAGGTCTTGGGTAAAAGATTAAAGTCCTCACCTTTAAAGTTTTGGTTCTAACATTTAAAACATTGAGACTGAATATTTGCACTGCTTGCATAAATCATTATGGATTAATTTCAACTATATAGCTTCAttgctttttattttttcttttcgatTTTCCTTGATGTGAGCATCTTTTTATAATGTCACTTTGGTTGATATATGCAATTTACTTTTTCATTTGTTTTAGGCGATTTTGGTGTAAATAACCTATTCTCTGAcgaaattttttttctttgttagataAATTTCTATTCATGCATGGACGGTTGCACCACAAAATGTTTATATATTTGTCCATTTGCCTTCCATGTGAGGGCACAAAAAAATCCTTTTTGAATGAAGGATGATACAATGTAAAAGAACGCCTTGGATGTCCATGTTAGATTTTTAAGATTATTTTAGCTTAAAGgcgtgaatgggaaatggagggaaaataaaatatttgagtttccctccttggtaaaggaacattgtcccatattggaggaggaaaagacttttgatgggtatatatacaattgctcttattctagctcttaaagagttaagaaaaaggcaagaatcgtaccgtcgtcgtcgctcgctcagCTTCGGATTTGGTTGATTAATTTTTGggtcaaatttatttattaatagtaaatattaatgtaatattattaaatatccaTTTTTGTAATGAAAAACTAATATTAAATCCAAATTATCCGTTTTTTGTAACGGAAAATAAAGTTTCCTCTGCCCGTCCATTTTTTGCAACGAAAAACAAAGTATCCTCTGCCCATTTTAATTTGCATAAATGGCCATTtacgttatggccattttacgTAACTGACCTCTGAAGAGTTGCGCCTCTTCGTTTGAACTCAACATGTTGGGGTTATAAATAACAGTCCATTCTCGCATATTTTCCATACGAAATTCTGaattctcctcctttcttctgcattgttttaactacaaagaaagcaacagtaagtgtaaTTTACTACCGATCATTGTGTTCGCTGAAATACTgaggtttgaagtaccgctacatcagtgtgtaattcgttctatcctaggaggaaatAATTTACAATCTCGGGTACTAGGAgaggattaagttccttaagaaaacactgtgaattcagtagGCTCagattaaattttattattttatacgtTATTTAtcttctccagaattattttacaaatacagtttactaacaagcttaaggaacttaattattttcaatatTTGTGTTATACTCACTGTTCTGGAGACTAAAActtttgtggttttctactcccgttttggagattaAAGCCTTTGTGGCGATTTTCTACTCCATTGAATATTAAAATCTACATGATTTTAAcatttgtttgtgtcattttctTTATAGAAATGATGAATGACAACGGGGACTAGACTGTTCCTATGGTGACTGTCAATGCATCAACAAGCCGAACAACACCGGCATTGGCACCAGCAGAAAAATTCGAATTTTTTTTCTTGATTGACTTCAAGCGGTGgtagcagaagatgttcttctacttgacaaCTTtaagtctacagaagttcattaaggaagatgttcctgttcTGCCCGACGAAACTCCAGACAGTGAATCCTTTCTCGTGactgaggcgtggaagcattctaattttctatgcaagaattacattcttagcggactggaggaaGATCTGTATAACGTCTATAGTAATGGGGAGACGTCAAAAGAACTATGGATTGCgcttgaaagaaaatacaaaactgaaaattgtcgcgccccctttttcctcgcaggagtccgggtttcgacattcattgggaacaactcgtttccttttgggaattgggtatttgaagaatTACCACATAACatattaaggtgcgttagggaacctagagcaattaactcatgtaactagtttgtattaccaaagattagggtaagggatcgaaataaccttgaggggaaggtgttagacacccctcgcggtccacaatggtgggtcctggccgaacttagttatgtgaattagtcatttaacaagtAAGTGGTCTCAGCACATATTTGCAAACAAGGGAAGTTTATatagtctaagcacacatatataATTAAAGAAGCTTAGATGGTCCAAGCGCACATATGTAAGTAAAAGAAGTTTAGACAGTTTAAACATGTAAATAAAAGAAGTTTAGGCGATCTAAGCACACATATGTGAATTGAGAAAGGGAATTCCTAAGTTGATTAGTCTATAGGATCAATGTGTATAATACCcggtaatcctcctcaactagaggggctacacgtgacattagcgtgcaggtcatcatatccttttactacccattaccctccccttagtggttatataggCGACTTTAATTAACGAACTCTAAGCGTGCTTTATCCGTCACTTCCTTGTGTTACCGAAGGCGTTTAAGACCTCTAtacttaggcagttctagacacttctaaggtatttaaaaggtaaaatctaagcgacaacaaagaacacataggactgtcAAATAGGAAACAGTTGGGGGCTCATGTTTGCCTCCACACATAATCAAATACATAGCACGTCTCAAAACAACTGCTTTTTTAAAGAAATTCATAAAGCCTTAGAATATAATATCTAAATGAACATCACAAATACAGAATATGCAGCGATAATTAAAGCGAAGTGGCAGAACCCtaaccagtttgcctactgaCTTTAAAAACCTGTTAAACCTGAGCAATTTCACATATAAACAGAACCTGATTTCATATTTACTTAATTAccaaggcttgcctaggcgtggggTCTGTATGCAGTCATAATCTGGGAACTAATTAAACATCTTGAAGTTatttagtcctataggcatgctgacCTAAGTGATTAAcattacaaaaataatttttttttgcatGTTTACAGTAGGACGTGATATCTATGTGTGAAACTATTTTAACCCGTTTTATTTGAGTGACATGAAGCAAATGCACGTATAGTCCTAAAAACAGGATCTCTAATGCACATGGAGAAGGTTGTATATTAAGCAGTTTTAATAATCTAGCGACATGATTTCTAAGTAATCACGAATTATATAGAATCAAAAATAGAGTGATGATCTACCTCATGTTTCTAGTATGCAAAGCAGTAAACGTGCGTGCTCTAAAACAGGAGATCTAATGCACATATTTAGCATGATTTAATGCAAACAACCATATCAATCCTTAGCATGGTATCTAGTGCATCACACAgatctaaacatgatttatataGCAGGTCAACATGTAACACAACCTAGAAACATGATTTCTACAGCAAGTCACCGTATAGCAAAGCCTAGAAACATAATTTCTACCCAGTTTTACCCCACAGAATCATAGAGCTACCCtctattttcactattttctcCAATATCTGTTTATAaagaattattacagaccaggatTGCATAAATTACATTAATGAGATGTAAACtgaactatagggagcctgaagttgGCCCAAAATAAACTTGGGAGTACCAGGCCTTCAATGTAGTCTCAAATACCTAGAAATCTCATAGCCAATTTGtgtccaggtgtgtcagagttccctaaggacctcaaggatcccgagtAGTGCTCACACCAAGACTTTTCTCAAAATAGGGACtggttatgtgcagtgtggaaaggccagccctggtatgccagagttcagagagatctcaaggatccctaagtagtacacataccagaggggcaaaACCTAATAATCTAGGAGTGGGGTGAGAGTGTTTGACATAATGTTGAAACATTTAGTGAAAAAAAGTGTGGGGATAACTTTTAGGAGTgaaattttttttctaaaatagacCAGTTTTAAGAAGATGCTAAGAATGAAAACTAGTTTTTAGAAGAATATTAAGAACATTTTGAAATCAGTTTTGAAGAGAGCAAATTCAACAAATAAGCAATCGGTCAAAGAATACCCAGATTCAGAGATAGGCAGATCTCACACAAGGGTGAAGGGGGTTGGGAACATATAAAAATCAAATTAAGGGGGCACATGAACATGGTACAGGGAAGACATGTAGACAACAAATGCACAGGACACTTAGGAGTCTCAGAGACTTAATAGGCTAGCCATGATAATAGGCAATTAAGACATAGAGCAAAGATGTAGTAAAATCATGTGGAAAACAAGGGTGTCTTAGACAGGATTAGACATGCAGTTAAGTTCATTAGGGGATTAAGCTACTAATCATGATCACACAAATCTAAGGGAGTAACAGAAACATGCTTAGCCAGTATCAAACCATCAAATGAAGTTAGGACATACTGATTACATGCTTGAGCAAAAGGAGACAAAATTTAGATATGCAGGGTAAAGTAGTAAACAAAAGGACAACTTAAATGCATAACCAATCGAACTAGTGCAAGAGTAGACATAGAACAAATAAAGTTGAGTTTGAAAATTGAactagagacataccaattgAAGAAAAGAGTACAAAATGTAAAGTAGGTGCAGTTCCAATGTTTGGACTTGGCTTTCAACCGGTTAGACCAGTAATTATCACAAGTaacagagaaagaaaagagaatttGAGTATGAGTGTGTGTTCTTTGAGCTTGTCTTCGTGTGTTAAGAAGTTAAATAAGAGagtttatatagtagttcaagATTAGAGCAAATAAGGTAAATGAATCAATAGTCAGCAATTAAGGGATCATAGAATCAATCACACAAAGAGGTTTAGCGCAATCTTCCTCTTAATTAAGGGCAATTAACCTACGGTAATGACAGGAACTAATTAAGGCAAGAGGTTTAAATCTGACTAAATAAAggagtaaagaatcagaggtctaattaaggaaaggagttcaaatcaaaccaaataaaGAACTTCGAAAAAAAATAATCAGCAGTTTAATTAAGCGAAGAATCATGTAAAGTAATCATTAAATATACAAcaatcaaataaggcaagaacaaCTAATTAAGGTCATAATCATAGAAACAGGAAGGACTCATGCGTACATGTTCTTAACAACAAATCAATCAACCAGATTAACAGCAATGCTGGAAAGAATATATCGATTCCCATAAATAGAATAGACTAAGTAAAACTTTAGGAACACAGAGAAATTagacaaaaaataattcaaaaatagagATTAATTaggataaaagtcacaaagtaaTGATCTGACTAAGGAAAATCATGTAAGTCAGAATACAGAATGGAACAATGCAACGGGTAACATGGAAAAACTCAGAATTGAAGCAAAGCATCAGAAATTAGGGGTTTCACATAAATCGACTAGGGCTTAGGTAGACTTAGCCTAATAAGTCAAGAACACATAAGAACAAACGATTAAGCATTAAAAATCAGAAACCCTTTGAGAAGAAAACTTATAGTAAACCTTAGTTTAGGAAAAACAGGAAATCAGTTAAAAACCAGAAACTTTCAAGGAAAATATGTGAAATATGTTTGATTCGTCTCAGATATGTCGGAGacccaaaaattagggtttttagaaAATACAACAGAGACGAGAACATAGGCTTAGAAAACCATGGATTCGTTACAAAAAATAAGATAGATTCTTACTCAAGGTCGAGCAAACGGCCTGAAACAAGCAAAGAAATCAAAGGTGCAAACCAAACAGCCTAGGTCCcttgagatcttctcaaggatCCAGGAAACTGATGAACCATAGCAAGTAGGAGGCCGGTAGAGGCCAGAGATGATGATGAAACACCATGGAATAGCAACGTAAGCTGGTGACGGtggagaaattagggttttgctAGAGAGCGTTTGAGAGAAAAAGGGGAACGAAGGGTGGAGGAGTATGGtgggaaatgaattaggttagagGGGGTCGTTTGGAACTAAAAATGGTAAGAACAAATACGGGatgttgatctcagagatcaacagCCAGGATTAGGGGGGCTTGTGTCAGGTTTAATTTAATTTGGGCCTGGGGTGAATTGGGTTAGAGACCTGGGCTGGTATTTAGGTCCGAAAAATTAGAGAAATTaaaaggctatttgttaaatacccaagtaattaaataaacaattattttataaaataattaacaatggaaaaaaataattttcatgcatagaagtgcttcaaaataattattcaatattttaaaaatataatgaaccAATTTATGGTAAGATCATGCAGTGATGTATAcgtgggctataattgcaaaatcagAGCAATTGTAGCCAAAAGGTGTAAATCtggccatttgtgaaataattggaACTTAATATGGCTATAAATAGTAAAATTAAATCAACGAAATGTTGTAGAaccatttgtgatgcaattttgtaattatttatataaataaaatactagaataaattaatttaaaatataaaaattatgaaaaatatcaattgattctaatgcatagttttgaagtTATATATgcactttaaaaatattatagggaaaaattgggtatcaacaaagaTGTCGGATTAAAGAAATTTGTTGCCGCTAaatttctagactataaaatggtaatagcaagtctgttattacccaagtccaggtattgcaagtgattattcacgatctccttgctgCAGGTATAAGTCGAATTAATACTGATGTTGAAAGTATATTATTTTtactaataaaattttcattgaaggacttgtcatcaatgaagcattccaagttgcagcgatgattgagaagttgtctcctttgtggaaggacttcaaaaactacttgaaacacaaatgCAAGGAGATGTcgcttgaagatctcattgttcagttgagaatcgaagaggacaacaaagaTGCTGAAAAGAAAGGTCGTGGAagctcaacaataatgggagcaaacattATTGAGGATGCTCCTCAAAATAATAGAAAGAGGAAGAATGCTTCTGGACCGAAACGCAACCCAAACAAGAAGCGGTTCAAtgaaaattgctacaactgtgggaaagctGGATACAATTCTGCAGATTGTCGTGCTCCAAAGAAGGACAAGAAGAAGGGTCGaacaaacatggttgaaaagcacgaagatgttgatgacttgtgtgctatgctttctgaatgcaacatGGTAGAAAATTCtaaagagtggtggattgattttggagccactcgccatgtttgtgctgttagagaaGTTTTTGCTATTTATGCTCCGTTGGACCCGAAGAGACACTTTCTATGGGAAATTCTGCAACGGCCAAAATTGAAGGGTGTGgcaagatatttctgaaaatgacttctggcaatgTGGCAACtctgaacaacgtccttcatgttcccaagattaggaagaacttagtctctgTTGGACTTCTCATTAAGAACAAGTTTAAGTGTATTTTTGGATCTAATAAGGTTTTAATAAGTAAGAAtgagatgtttgtaggaaaaggttacctcattGAGGGACTTTTCAAACTGAATGTAATGATCATTGAGAATAAAAAAACTTCAGTtttttcttacttacttgagttaaatgaattatggcatatacgtttgggatatgtcaattataaaatcttgagaaaaatgattaatttggaagtattgcctaattTTGAATgagacaaatcaaaatgtcaaatatttgtggaatctaagtatgttaaacatccttataagtcagttgaaaggaattcaaatcctttagacttaattcatacagatgtttgcgacatgaagtcaatactaTCTCGTAGTTGAaaaaagtatttcataacttttattgacaacaatactcgatattgctatatttacttatttaatagtaaagatgaagcaatagacgcattcaagcaatacaaaaatgaagttgaaacgcaacttaacaagaaaatcaaaatggtAAGAAGTCATatgggtggtgaatatgaatctctttttgaagaaatatgtttagaatatagaattattcatcaaacaacggcccCTTACACGCCCTAATCCACTGGGgctgcggaaagaaagaatcgttcattaaaggagatgatgaatgcattgTTGATAAGATCtagtttgccacagaacttgagGGAGGAAGTcattcttacggctaaccggatactaaatcgagtactCCATAGCAAAATGCAATcgattccatatgaaaaatggaaaggaaggaagcccaacttgaattatttcaaagtgtggaggtgtttggcaaaagtgtaAGTTCCTAAACCccaaagggtaa includes the following:
- the LOC142162634 gene encoding secreted RxLR effector protein 161-like, with the translated sequence MRYLQRTKDHTLTYRKSDKLEIIKYSYADFVGFQDSMKSTPGCIYLLDEGAISSRSVKQTLVALSTMAAEFVACYEASNNGIWLRNFIIGLHIVDGIERPLKLFDNKSAVMYFNNNRSSTKSKHIDIKLLVVKERAQSGLVSIEHIGTNSMIVDPLT